Proteins co-encoded in one Bacillus horti genomic window:
- a CDS encoding Kiwa anti-phage protein KwaB-like domain-containing protein has translation MCLNEPNNLIQRISIMTDQELGNLDLHAYLVTKASESDELYIAKKELLHDDVRKFLKSSIRRELNDIKHADETENKIFHVTDYNHEITKNDYIAKLTIDFDATLKSKINKLVQSLIQNGSDFMDLETKFQVIEVAMNSESAYFIYYRGVKKTAINKKSTKRIQTIRHGQQLVLQNDNVVEFGGKIEMFILGENIYVINPKTLEHTFDYTDHISQKRDANLNTITQMSFFDGESKVDEFVKSANKFILSRGIAQIKNITLEVLEEQFENRCEELKRIKADIPEGDEEKKAYKERYQALWPLYDHLDLVNYKVRFDINKSVTPLLHFFSDKIVESFLTKQFRDN, from the coding sequence GTGTGCTTAAATGAACCAAACAACCTAATTCAACGGATTAGTATAATGACAGATCAGGAGTTAGGTAATCTTGATTTGCATGCGTACTTAGTTACAAAAGCAAGTGAAAGCGACGAACTATACATTGCAAAAAAAGAGTTGTTACATGATGACGTGCGAAAATTCCTAAAAAGTAGTATTCGGAGAGAATTGAATGATATCAAACATGCAGATGAGACTGAAAACAAAATATTTCATGTTACTGATTACAACCATGAAATAACTAAAAACGACTATATTGCTAAACTAACTATTGATTTTGATGCTACACTCAAATCCAAAATAAATAAGTTAGTACAATCATTAATTCAAAACGGGTCTGATTTTATGGATTTAGAAACAAAATTTCAAGTGATTGAAGTTGCCATGAATTCTGAAAGTGCATATTTTATTTATTATAGAGGCGTAAAGAAAACTGCTATTAATAAAAAGAGCACGAAAAGAATTCAGACAATAAGACACGGCCAGCAGTTAGTTTTGCAAAACGATAATGTTGTTGAATTTGGTGGGAAGATTGAAATGTTTATTCTAGGGGAAAATATATACGTAATAAATCCTAAAACTTTAGAACATACTTTCGATTACACCGATCATATCTCGCAAAAGAGGGATGCAAATCTGAACACCATTACTCAAATGAGTTTTTTTGATGGCGAGTCAAAGGTAGACGAATTTGTTAAAAGTGCAAATAAATTTATCCTTAGTAGAGGAATCGCCCAGATAAAAAATATTACTCTAGAAGTATTAGAGGAACAGTTTGAAAATAGGTGTGAAGAATTAAAAAGAATAAAAGCAGATATCCCTGAGGGGGATGAAGAGAAGAAAGCTTATAAAGAAAGATACCAGGCACTCTGGCCTTTATATGATCACCTAGATTTGGTTAACTACAAGGTTAGGTTCGATATCAATAAATCTGTTACTCCATTATTGCATTTTTTTTCTGACAAAATAGTCGAGTCATTTCTTACTAAGCAATTTAGAGACAATTAA
- a CDS encoding XtrA/YqaO family protein produces the protein MSNEWVKTDKVEIEVTQHSKAVMIRQGKVKEVELPEHGTFVIKTSQGKNPEVRKSRRRVVLIIEKVQCAPGAKWLIGFGYRYCKTNT, from the coding sequence GTGTCAAACGAATGGGTGAAAACAGATAAGGTAGAGATCGAAGTTACTCAGCATTCAAAGGCTGTAATGATCAGGCAGGGAAAGGTCAAAGAAGTGGAATTACCTGAGCATGGAACATTTGTCATTAAGACTAGTCAGGGTAAAAATCCAGAAGTTCGAAAAAGTAGAAGGAGAGTTGTTTTAATTATTGAAAAAGTGCAATGTGCCCCAGGTGCGAAGTGGCTTATTGGCTTCGGTTATCGTTACTGCAAAACTAATACCTAG